The following coding sequences are from one Neurospora crassa OR74A linkage group I, whole genome shotgun sequence window:
- a CDS encoding D-lactate dehydrogenase produces MKVAVFSAKPYDREYLSQVHATRYGLANTDNPHVGFEGSLAPRTELVFHDFPLSVETVPLAVGATAVCVFVNDTLNGSVLKALRQEGIRAILLRCAGFNNVDLKEAERLGFFVANVPSYSPEAVAEFAIALIQTLNRKTHRAYNRVREGNFNLDGLLGRTLYGKTVGIIGTGKIGVSLARILQGFGCKLIAYDPYPTDSFKPYGEYASLDELLPQCDLVSLHCPLTDQTKHIINKQTLAKMKKDAMLVNTSRGGLVNTKAVIDALKSHQLGGLALDVYEGESALFYQDHSGHIIQDDELMRLATFHNVIICGHQAFFTEEALTEIAESTLSNLDDFIRRVPCKNSLVSDGHLLARRDSVPVRI; encoded by the coding sequence ATGAAAGTGGCCGTTTTCAGCGCGAAGCCTTACGACAGGGAATATCTATCCCAAGTACACGCTACCCGCTACGGTCTCGCAAATACAGATAACCCCCATGTGGGATTTGAAGGCTCCCTAGCTCCTCGCACTGAGCTCGTTTTCCACGACTTTCCTCTCTCTGTTGAGACTGTTCCTCTTGCCGTCGGCGCCACTGCCGTCTGTGTCTTCGTCAATGACACGCTTAATGGGTCTGTCCTGAAGGCTCTCCGCCAAGAAGGCATACgagccatcctcctccggtGCGCCGGGTTCAACAATGTCGATCTCAAGGAAGCTGAGCGTCTAGGCTTCTTCGTCGCCAACGTTCCCTCATACTCACCCGAAGCCGTCGCCGAGTTTGCCATTGCTCTGATCCAGACGCTCAACCGCAAGACGCACCGAGCCTACAACCGCGTGCGCGAGGGCAACTTCAACCTCGATGGCCTGCTCGGTCGTACACTTTACGGCAAAACAGTCGGTATCATCGGCACTGGCAAGATTGGCGTTAGCCTTGCTCGCATCCTCCAGGGCTTCGGCTGCAAGCTGATCGCCTACGATCCCTATCCTACCGATTCCTTCAAGCCGTACGGCGAGTATGCCAGCCTCGACGAATTGCTTCCCCAATGCGACTTGGTATCTCTCCACTGTCCTCTGACAGATCAGACGAAGCACATCATAAACAAGCAGACGCTCGCCAAGATGAAAAAGGACGCCATGCTCGTCAACACGTCGCGTGGTGGGTTGGTCAACACAAAGGCCGTCATTGACGCCCTCAAGAGTCATCAGCTGGGTGGGCTCGCGCTTGATGTCTACGAGGGAGAGAGCGCCCTGTTCTACCAGGATCACAGTGGCCATATCATCCAGGACGATGAGCTGATGCGGTTGGCAACGTTCCACAATGTGATAATTTGTGGCCACCAGGCTTTCTTCACGGAGGAGGCGTTGACAGAGATTGCGGAGTCTACGTTGAGCAATTTGGACGACTTTATCAGACGAGTGCCGTGCAAGAACTCGCTGGTTTCTGACGGCCATTTGCTTGCTCGGAGAGACTCTGTTCCTGTTCGGATTTGA
- the T gene encoding tyrosinase — MSTDIKFAITGAVPLRRELRDLQQNYPEQFNLYLLGLRDFQGLDEAKLDSYYQVAGIHGMPFKPWAGVPSDTDWSQPGSSGFGGYCTHSSILFITWHRPYLALYEQALYASVQAVAQKFPVEGGLRAKYVAAAKDFRAPYFDWASQPPKGTLAFPESLSSRTIQVVDVDGKTKSINNPLHRFTFHPVNPSPGDFSAAWSRYPSTVRYPNRLTGASRDERIAPILANELASLRNNVSLLLLSYKDFDAFSYNRWDPNTNPGDFGSLEDVHNEIHDRTGGNGHMSSLEVSAFDPLFWLHHVNVDRLWSIWQDLNPNSFMTPRPAPYSTFVAQEGESQSKSTPLEPFWDKSAANFWTSEQVKDSITFGYAYPETQKWKYSSVKEYQAAIRKSVTALYGSNVFANFVENVADRTPALKKPQATGEESKSTVSAAAAHAVELSGAKKVAEKVHNVFQHAEEKAQKPVVPVKDTKAESSTAAGMMIGLSIKRPSKLTASPGPIPESLKYLAPDGKYTDWIVNVRAQKHGLGQSFRVIVFLGEFNPDPETWDDEFNCVGRVSVLGRSAETQCGKCRKDNANGLIVSGTVPLTSALLQDIVGGELQSLKPEDVIPHLRANLKWKVALFNGDEYNLEEVPDLKVSVASTEVTIDEEGLPHYSRQYTVYPEITEGKPCGHGPEDHI, encoded by the exons ATGAGCACCGACATCAAATTTGCCATCACGG GAGCGGTCCCTCTCCGCCGCGAGCTCCGCGACCTCCAACAAAACTACCCGGAGCAGTTCAATCTCTACCTCCTCGGCCTGCGCGACTTCCAAGGCCTCGACGAAGCCAAGCTAGACTCGTACTACCAAGTCGCTGGCATTCACGGTATGCCCTTCAAGCCGTGGGCCGGTGTCCCTTCCGACACGGACTGGTCCCAACCCGGCAGCAGCGGCTTTGGCGGCTACTGCACGCACTCgtccatcctcttcatcacctGGCACAGGCCCTACCTTGCTCTGTACGAGCAGGCCCTCTACGCCTCCGTGCAAGCCGTTGCCCAAAAGTTCCCTGTCGAAGGGGGGCTGAGAGCCAAGTATGTCGCGGCCGCCAAGGATTTCAGGGCGCCGTACTTTGATTGGGCTAGTCAGCCTCCTAAAGGAACGCTGGCGTTTCCGGAGTCCCTCTCATCGCGTACCATACAGGTGGTGGATGTCGACGGGAAGACCAAGAGCATCAACAACCCGCTGCACCGGTTTACTTTCCACCCGGTCAACCCTAGCCCTGGTGACTTCAGCGCGGCGTGGAGCAGATACCCAAGCACGGTCCGGTATCCAAACCGGCTGACAGGGGCATCGCGGGATGAGCGGATTGCGCCCATCTTGGCGAACGAGCTGGCGTCATTGAGAAATAATGTcagtttgttgttgctgagcTACAAGGACTTTGATGCGTTCAGTTATAACAGGTGGGATCCGAATACCAACCCGGGTGATTTCGGCAGTTTGGAGGATGTGCATAATGAGATTCATGATCGGACAGGCGGAAATGGACATATGTCGAGCCTGGAGGTGTCGGCTTTTGATCCGCTGTTTTGGTTGCACCATGT TAACGTCGACCGCCTCTGGTCTATCTGGCAAGACCTTAACCCCAACAGCTTCATGACTCCCCGACCCGCTCCCTACTCGACCTTCGTCGCACAGGAGGGTGAAAGCCAGAGTAAGAGCACGCCTCTGGAGCCGTTCTGGGACAAATCTGCTGCCAACTTTTGGACCTCTGAGCAGGTCAAGGACAGCATCACCTTCGGATACGCGTATCCTGAGAcgcagaagtggaagtacTCGTCCGTAAAGGAGTACCAGGCAGCCATCAGGAAGTCTGTCACGGCGCTGTACGGGAGCAATGTGTTTGCCAACTTTGTTGAGAATGTCGCCGACCGAACGCCGGCGTTGAAGAAACCGCAGGCAACTGGCGAGGAGAGCAAGAGCACCGTctcggctgctgctgctcatgCAGTTGAGCTTTCCGGGGCCAAGAAGGTCGCAGAGAAGGTCCATAATGTGTTCCAGCACGCTGAGGAGAAGGCGCAGAAGCCGGTGGTGCCTGTTAAGGATACAAAGGCCGAGTCGAGCACGGCCGCAGGTATGATGATCGGCTTGAGCATAAAACGTCCATCCAAGCTGACAGCTTCACCAGGCCCAATTCCAGAGAGCCTCAAGTACCTCGCCCCAGACGGAAAGTACACCGACTGGATTGTCAACGTTCGCGCCCAGAAACACGGTCTGGGGCAATCCTTCCGTGTCATCGTCTTCTTGGGCGAGTTCAACCCCGACCCAGAGACCTGGGACGACGAGTTCAACTGCGTCGGTCGTGTGTCCGTGTTGGGACGGAGCGCCGAAACCCAGTGTGGCAAGTGCCGCAAGGATAACGCAAACGGTCTGATCGTCTCAGGCACTGTGCCCCTGACCTCCGCTTTGCTGCAGGATATTGTGGGCGGCGAGCTCCAGAGCCTCAAGCCTGAGGATGTCATCCCGCATCTGCGCGCCAACTTGAAGTGGAAGGTGGCCCTCTTCAACGGCGACGAGTATAATCTGGAGGAGGTTCCGGACCTCAAGGTTAGTGTGGCTTCGACAGAGGTGACTATCGATGAGGAAGGCTTGCCACATTACTCTCGCCAGTATACCGTCTATCCTGAGATCACCGAGGGGAAGCCGTGCGGACATGGCCCAGAGGATCACATCTAA
- a CDS encoding methyltransferase, with translation MSRPEDTLAADVHYDDTEARKYTTSSRIQNIQASMTRRALELLDLKSPSFILDIGCGSGLSGEILSDVPEDEGGPHVWVGMDISPSMLDTALQRDVEGDLFLADIGQGVPFRAGSFDAAISISAIQWLCNAETSDTAPSTRLSRFFNGLYASLKRGGRAVCQFYPKNDVQKQMITAAAVKAGFGAGLLEDDPNTKNVKLYLVLTVGKDATGGKDISTVVENMDGVDILDQRKKGKGGKGEIKKGSKGWIIKKKEQMERKGKIVKATSKYTGRKRRIQF, from the exons ATGTCTCGCCCCGAAGATACCCT CGCGGCCGATGTCCACTATGACGACACCGAAGCTCGCAAGTACACCACCAGCTCCCGTATCCAGAACATCCAGGCCTCCATGACCCGTCGTGCCCTCGAGCTCCTCGACCTCAAGTCTCCTAGCTTCATCCTCGACATCGGTTGCGGCAGTGGCCTCTCTGGCGAGATCCTCTCGGACGTTCCCGAAGACGAAGGCGGCCCTCACGTCTGGGTTGGCATGGACATCAGCCCGTCCATGTTGGATACGGCTCTACAGCGCGACGTCGAGGGCGATCTCTTCCTCGCAGATATTGGCCAGGGCGTGCCATTCCGCGCCGGTTCCTTCGACGCCGCCATCAGCATCAGTGCCATCCAATGGCTATGCAACGCCGAAACCAGCGACACCGCCCCGTCCACCAGACTTTCGCGCTTCTTCAACGGCCTCTACGCCTCGCTCAAACGTGGTGGCAGAGCCGTCTGCCAGTTCTACCCCAAGAACGACGTACAAAAGCAGATGAtcactgccgccgccgtcaaggCTGGCTTCGGCGCCGGTCTGCTCGAGGACGACCCCAACACCAAGAACGTCAAACTTTACCTGGTTCTCACGGTCGGCAAGGACGCTACCGGTGGCAAGGACATCAGCACTGTCGTCGAAAACATGGACGGCGTCGATATCCTTGACCAGAgaaagaagggcaagggcggAAAGGGcgagatcaagaagggcaGCAAGGGCTGGatcatcaagaagaaggagcagatGGAGCGCAAGGGCAAGATTGTCAAAGCCACCTCCAAGTACACTGGTCGCAAGCGTCGTATCCAGTTCTGA
- the tca-6 gene encoding isocitrate dehydrogenase subunit 1 gives MLSRNSMRLARAVAQPTPRLARGFASVQDTPAQTLQSDIFKPTKYGGKYTVTLIPGDGIGAEVAESVKTVFKADNVPITWEQIEVSGVQDNASRTEEAFQQAVASLRRNKLGLKGILHTPISRSGHQSFNVAMRQELDIYASISLVKNLPGLQTRHKDVDLCIIRENTEGEYSGLEHQSVDGVVESLKIITRAKSERITKFAFQFALANQRKKVTCIHKANIMKLADGLFRGTFNRLAKDFPQLECNDMIVDNASMQCVSKPQQFDVMVMPNLYGGILSNIAAALVGGPGVVPGCNMGRDVAVFEPGCRHVGLDIQGKDQANPTALLLSGTMLLRHLGLDDHANRISNAVYDVIAQGKVRTRDMGGEASTHEFTRAILDSMEKSL, from the exons ATGCTCTCCAGAAACTCCATG CGCCTTGCTCGGGCCGTTGCCCAGCCCACCCCCCGCCTCGCCCGCGGCTTCGCCAGCGTCCAGGACACTCCTGCGCAGACCCTCCAGTCCGACATCTTCAAGCCCACCAAGTACGGCGGCAAGTACACCGTCACCCTCATCCCCGGTGACGGTATCGGTGCCGAGGTTGCCGAGTCCGTCAAGACCGTCTTCAAGGCCGACAATGTCCCCATTACCTGGGAGCAGATCGAGGTTTCGGGTGTCCAGGACAACGCCAGCCGCACCGAGGAGGCTTTCCAGCAGGCCGTTGCCTCTCTGAGGAGGAACAAGCTCGGTCTCAAGGGTATCCTCCACACCCCCATCAGCCGCTCCGGCCACCAGAGCTTCAACGTCGCCATGCGCCAGGAGCTCGACATCTACGCCTCCATCTCGCTCGTCAAGAACCTCCCCGGCCTCCAAACCCGCCACAAGGACGTCGATCTCTGCATCATCCGTGAGAACACCGAGGGTGAGTACTCCGGTCTCGAGCACCAGTCTGTCGATGGCGTCGTCGAGTCCCTCAAGATCATCACCCGCGCCAAGTCCGAGCGCATCACCAAGTTCGCCTTCCAGTTCGCCCTTGCCAACCAGCGCAAGAAGGTTACCTGCATTCACAAGGCCAACATCATGAAGCTTGCCGATGGTCTCTTCCGCGGCACCTTCAACCGCCTCGCCAAGGACTTCCCTCAGCTCGAGTGCAACGACATGATCGTCGATAACGCCTCCATGCAGTGCGTCAGCAAGCCCCAGCAGTTCGACGTTATGGTCATGCCCAACCTTTACGGTGGCATTCTCTCCAACATCGCCGCTGCCCTTGTCGGTGGCCCCGGTGTCGTCCCCGGCTGCAACATGGGCCGTGACGTCGCCGTCTTTGAGCCCGGCTGCCGTCACGTCGGTCTTGATATTCAGGGCAAGGACCAGGCCAACCCTACCGCTCTCCTTCTCAGCGGTACCATGCTCCTCCGCCACCTCGGTCTTGATGACCACGCCAACCGCATCTCCAACGCCGTCTACGACGTCATTGCTCAGGG CAAGGTCCGCACCCGCGATATGGGCGGCGAGGCCTCCACCCACGAGTTCACTCGCGCCATCCTCGACTCCATGGAGAAGTCTCTCTAA
- a CDS encoding sed5 vesicle protein has product MWILPLVGYLGSIAGFCFLTLAIASGLYYLSEVVEEHTVVAKRFLTRLIYTIIVIQLLLCLVDRFPFFLTLLSVGSHVVYLGNMRRFPYVKLTDPLFVLSCGLVLVNHYLWFKHFSRHQERAYQNMTSYYDMPSNVPTFTEIASYFGICVWLVPFALFVSLSASDNVLPTMGNDASSSGGAGGVGGDGTRARRGQGLIKSVVDNILGAVGGVTSTVGWKKSDDRL; this is encoded by the exons ATGTGGATTCTGCCTCTTGTTGGCTATCTCGGCTCCATCGCGGGCTTCTGTTTCCTGACCCTGGCTATTG CCTCGGGTCTATATTACCTGTCCGAAGTTGTCGAAGAACATACCGTTGTTGCCAAGCGCTTTCTTACTCGACTTATTTacaccatcatcgtcatccagcTTCTACTATGCCTTGTCGACCgattccccttcttcctaacACTGCTCAGTGTTGGCTCCCATGTCGTCTACTTGGGTAATATGCGGAGGTTCCCCTATGTCAAATTGACAGACCCGTTGTTCGTGTTGTCATGCG GCCTCGTTCTCGTCAACCATTACCTGTGGTTCAAGCACTTCTCGCGTCACCAAGAGCGCGCCTATCAAAACATGACTTCTTACTACGACATGCCATCCAATGTTCCCACCTTCACCGAGATCGCATCCTACTTCGGCATTTGTGTATGGCTGGTTCCTTTCGCCCTCTTTGTCAGCTTGTCGGCAAGTGACAATGTCCTGCCCACCATGGGTAATGACGCCTCTTCGAGCGGTGGCGCTGGCGGcgtcggtggtgatggtacAAGGGCAAGACGAGGGCAGGGCCTGATCAAGTCCGTTGTCGACAACATCCTGGGGGCTGTGGGAGGAGTTACGTCCACAGTGGGCTGGAAGAAGTCCGACGATCGGCTATAG